A section of the Rummeliibacillus pycnus genome encodes:
- a CDS encoding DUF5825 family protein, producing MIDSINYISNESIAAASCFGDKSQAIKLEYAKLNGFLSKLKNINSDKKQLGIEIEIIREENDNLDGEFITELKEFGVEKIYTTLELNEKKCKQTLKELHFLKKCQENYIVLQWEQNSKHVIDFLPLFHFQPPYLSRNEDRNLVANWRNNYLLESLIYRQGPEYIKIRDARIQNEPRIFELITKSEVKLFNCTKEFQKLDELISEYTEELVMLFIDLGILVCVDNMVFNIVQHINGKSIPYTTI from the coding sequence ATGATTGATAGTATTAATTACATTTCAAACGAATCGATTGCGGCAGCTTCTTGTTTTGGGGATAAATCACAAGCAATTAAGTTAGAATATGCAAAATTAAATGGATTTTTATCAAAGTTAAAAAATATTAATAGTGATAAAAAACAGTTAGGAATAGAAATTGAGATTATACGCGAGGAAAATGACAATCTCGACGGAGAATTTATAACGGAATTAAAAGAATTTGGAGTAGAGAAAATATACACAACTCTTGAGTTAAATGAAAAGAAATGTAAACAAACACTTAAAGAGCTACACTTTTTAAAAAAATGTCAAGAAAACTATATCGTTCTCCAATGGGAGCAAAATTCTAAACACGTAATTGATTTTTTACCATTATTTCATTTTCAACCACCGTATTTAAGTAGAAATGAGGATAGAAATTTAGTTGCTAATTGGAGAAATAATTATTTGTTGGAAAGTCTTATCTATAGACAAGGGCCAGAATATATAAAAATTAGAGATGCTCGTATCCAAAACGAACCTCGAATTTTTGAATTAATTACAAAATCAGAAGTAAAATTATTTAATTGTACAAAAGAATTTCAAAAATTAGATGAATTAATATCTGAATATACTGAAGAATTAGTTATGTTATTTATTGACTTAGGTATTTTAGTGTGTGTAGATAACATGGTGTTTAATATAGTTCAGCATATTAACGGAAAATCAATACCATATACAACAATTTAA